The Cellulomonas fulva genome includes a window with the following:
- a CDS encoding VWA domain-containing protein — protein sequence MTWRQVVPAWLVLLIGAPLVVLCVLEAVRAGARAGASWWRRAALVVLVGVVALTPATLVTQQVAGSGPSVELYVVVDRTGSMAAQDWGPGPELPRPPGTQDVPTTRRLDGARIDAVSLADDVPGAGYSVIGFASEASTELPLTTDGDAVAAWAATVTQEVTASSTGSSLATPVAVLERVLTTARERSPHASRYVFVLSDGEETDGPTDGQSTGDWSTVAGLVDGGAVLGYGTPEGATMTAFDGTDDPGAPLIEDPATGGPAVSRIDETALRSVADALGVPYVHRTGVEPTQDLLAGLVAGTTVPDEVTTTHDVVWPFALAAAVLLAGEALGWARAVRRPAWWAARWWPARWSPARWWPRRGRRP from the coding sequence GTGCGCGCGGGCGCCCGGGCCGGCGCCTCGTGGTGGCGGCGGGCCGCGCTCGTCGTGCTCGTCGGCGTCGTGGCTCTGACGCCCGCGACGCTGGTCACCCAGCAGGTCGCGGGGTCGGGGCCGAGCGTCGAGCTGTACGTCGTCGTCGACCGGACCGGCTCGATGGCGGCGCAGGACTGGGGGCCGGGGCCGGAGCTGCCGCGTCCGCCGGGCACGCAGGACGTGCCGACGACGAGGCGGCTCGACGGCGCCCGGATCGACGCCGTCTCGCTGGCCGACGACGTGCCCGGTGCGGGCTACAGCGTGATCGGGTTCGCGTCCGAGGCGTCGACCGAGCTGCCGCTGACGACCGACGGCGACGCGGTGGCGGCGTGGGCAGCGACCGTGACGCAGGAGGTGACCGCGAGCTCGACCGGCTCGTCGCTCGCGACGCCCGTCGCCGTGCTGGAGCGCGTCCTGACCACCGCGCGCGAGCGGTCCCCGCACGCCTCGCGGTACGTGTTCGTGCTGTCCGACGGCGAGGAGACGGACGGGCCGACGGACGGGCAGAGCACGGGGGACTGGTCGACGGTCGCGGGCCTGGTGGACGGCGGCGCGGTGCTCGGGTACGGGACGCCCGAGGGCGCGACCATGACGGCGTTCGACGGCACCGACGACCCCGGTGCCCCGCTGATCGAGGACCCCGCGACGGGCGGCCCGGCCGTGTCGCGGATCGACGAGACCGCGCTGCGGTCCGTCGCGGACGCGCTCGGCGTGCCGTACGTGCACCGCACCGGGGTCGAGCCGACGCAGGACCTGCTCGCTGGCCTCGTGGCCGGGACCACGGTGCCCGACGAGGTCACGACGACGCACGACGTCGTCTGGCCGTTCGCGCTCGCCGCCGCGGTGCTCCTCGCGGGGGAGGCGCTCGGGTGGGCGCGCGCGGTGCGCCGACCGGCCTGGTGGGCCGCGCGCTGGTGGCCCGCCCGCTGGTCGCCGGCGCGCTGGTGGCCCCGGCGAGGGAGGCGCCCGTGA